The nucleotide window AGGCAAAAAGTTAGCGCTTTTATTGAGTACCCGGAACGAAAGATCCTAAGTATGGAGATTCCAGCGCTGGCTATATCGTCAACTGATATCAGGCGGCGTGTGCTTGCGGGTAAGACAATCAAGTACCTGCTGCCGGAGCCTGTGGAAGATTATATTGCCAGACACAAACTATACCGGCGTTGAAACCTGGAAAAATCTTTGTCTGGTTAAGTTTGCATTAGGACAGTTCCTTCTGCAGATAATAGTTCCAATTAATAAGTTTCGTAAAGGGAAAGAGGTGATTACTTTTGACGCGTACATTGTATGTTGGAAATCTACCGTGGGCTACTAAAGCTGAAGATCTTGCCAACGCTTTTTCAGTACATGGCGAAGTTCTGAGTAGCCGCGTTATTACAGATCGTGAGACTGGTCGCTCCCGCGGGTTTGGTTTCGTTGAAGTTCGGGAAGAGGATGCGGAAGCTATGATTGCCGCAATGAACGGTACGGATCTTGACGGTAGGATTATCACCGTTAATGAGGCAAGGGCGCGGGAAGAAAGATAAAGGAAAAACCTCCAATTAAGGAGGTTTTCTCTTAAGTAATATTTTGCGGTGGCATTGTATATGGGAGAGAATATTATACTTTATACAGTATTATGAGGGGGAGTGACGTTGTCCTTAAGTCCACAGGCAATGGTGAACGTTGCGGTGCAGGCAGCGGAAGACAAGAAGGCAGCAGATATAACCGTTCTCGATATTCGTGAAATATCTGTTATAGCGGATTATTTTATTATTTGCAGCGGCCGCTCAGGTACTCAGGTACAGGCTATTGTTGAGAATATCCAAGAGAGGCTGGAAAAAGACGGTGTTATTACTTTACGCCGGGAAGGCTTCCGGGAAGGTAACTGGGTGTTGTTGGATTACGGTGATGTCATAATTCACGTCTTTCGGGAATCTGAACGGCAATTCTATAATCTTGAACGCCTGTGGGGTGACGCTCAGGTGGTTGGGCTCCCCGTCAATATTTAAATGTATAACGCAACGGTGAATATCCTGAGATTGCCTTTAGGGAATCTCGATGATAAAACCTCTTGTCCTTCGCAGGATAGAGGTTTTTTGTCGTTAAGCAAATTATGCTTTTTCAAGAATTATATGCCCAAGTTTTCCGGGGGTAAATTCGTTCTTGTTGTAAGGACGGGCCTTGAGTAATCCATATTTTTATGATAAAATCTGCAGATGGGTAAAAACACCTTTATCTTTGAAGCATGGTGGCTGCGTCAGTGAGGCGGCTTTTAGATAAGGAGATGGGATAGTTGAAAGAGAAGTATGACTTTCAAGAAGTGGAAAAAAAGTGGCAGGGCCGCTGGGCTGAGGAGAATCTTTATGCCGTGCCTGATTTCTCTGACCGGCCCAAGTATTATTGCCTGGAGATGTTTCCTTATCCTTCCGGGAAATTGCATATGGGCCATGTGCGGAATTACTCAATTGGCGACGTGGTTGCCCGTTTTAAAACCATGGAAGGTTATCATGTGCTCCACCCGATGGGGTGGGACGCTTTCGGACTGCCTGCCGAAAACGCGGCGATAAAACACGGCGGCATCCACCCGGCTGACTGGACCATAGATAACATAGACAATATGCGCGAACAGCTTAAGCAGTTGGGCATCAGTTATGACTGGAGCAGGGAGGTCGCTACCTGCCACCCTGAGTATTATCGTTGGACCCAGTGGCTGTTTCTCCAGTTGTTCCATCAAAGGCTGGCTTATAAAAAGCAAGCCGCGGTGAACTGGTGCACGGACTGCGCCACAGTGCTCGCCAACGAGCAGGTGAAAGACGGGTGCTGCGAGCGTTGCGGAGCCCCGGTGGAAAAACGGGAACTGGCCCAGTGGTTCTTTAAAATTACTGATTACGCCGAGCGCCTGCTCAAGGACATCGACCTGCTGGAAGGCTGGCCCGACAAGGTCAAGATCATGCAGGAACACTGGATCGGGCGGAGCGAGGGCACGGAAATAGACTTTAAAGTTGTCGGACATGACGAAGTGATCACTGTATTCACCACCCGCCCGGACACCATTTTCGGGGTTACTTACATGGTGCTGGCGCCGGAGCACCCGCTGGTTGAAAAACTGGTCGCGGGTACGAGCTACGAGGCGGAAATAAAGGAATTC belongs to Pelotomaculum isophthalicicum JI and includes:
- a CDS encoding RNA recognition motif domain-containing protein, whose product is MTRTLYVGNLPWATKAEDLANAFSVHGEVLSSRVITDRETGRSRGFGFVEVREEDAEAMIAAMNGTDLDGRIITVNEARAREER
- the rsfS gene encoding ribosome silencing factor, whose amino-acid sequence is MSLSPQAMVNVAVQAAEDKKAADITVLDIREISVIADYFIICSGRSGTQVQAIVENIQERLEKDGVITLRREGFREGNWVLLDYGDVIIHVFRESERQFYNLERLWGDAQVVGLPVNI